The Lentzea guizhouensis genome contains a region encoding:
- a CDS encoding DUF5926 family protein, with protein sequence MAKRTAVKDAPKDGINPKQPCPCGSGKRYKACHGAPGGATDVIVSRPFEGLAAECELIALREFVPSAVAKLPVKDGREVTLATVLPMAAAGLIRGDDVPFVGLQVQTRSGDISRDLARALQWAQQARTGDVLPVVGPDNGENPGRLQDLLDPEAEIVPQLHTDFIWWMPEGTEPTGDVALSLERANAAILPTERLDAPGVKAAYWVDAGDKAHLRWVRPEPEEKLIPAMARLAARGELDLGEGSRYAGSFRAHGLLVPVWDLDREMHAREWAGPAEELGKRLLEALASDEPLTDAERRARDGLRGRQITLR encoded by the coding sequence GTGGCCAAGCGGACTGCGGTCAAGGACGCACCGAAGGACGGGATCAACCCGAAGCAGCCCTGCCCGTGCGGCTCCGGCAAGCGGTACAAGGCCTGCCACGGTGCGCCCGGCGGGGCGACGGACGTGATCGTGTCGCGGCCGTTCGAGGGCCTGGCCGCCGAGTGCGAGCTGATCGCGCTGCGCGAGTTCGTGCCGTCCGCGGTCGCGAAGCTGCCGGTGAAGGACGGGCGTGAGGTCACGCTCGCCACGGTGCTGCCGATGGCGGCGGCCGGCCTGATCCGCGGCGACGACGTGCCGTTCGTGGGCCTGCAGGTGCAGACGCGCTCCGGCGACATCAGCCGTGACCTGGCGCGGGCGCTGCAATGGGCGCAGCAGGCCAGGACCGGTGACGTGCTGCCGGTCGTCGGCCCCGACAACGGTGAGAACCCCGGCCGGCTGCAGGACCTGCTCGACCCCGAGGCCGAGATCGTGCCGCAGCTGCACACCGACTTCATCTGGTGGATGCCGGAGGGCACCGAACCGACCGGTGACGTCGCACTCTCTCTTGAGCGCGCGAACGCGGCGATCCTGCCGACCGAACGCCTCGACGCCCCCGGCGTGAAGGCCGCCTACTGGGTGGACGCGGGCGACAAGGCGCACCTGCGCTGGGTCCGCCCGGAGCCCGAGGAGAAGCTGATCCCCGCCATGGCGCGGCTGGCCGCCCGCGGTGAGCTGGACCTGGGCGAGGGCTCGCGGTACGCGGGCTCGTTCCGCGCGCACGGCCTGCTGGTGCCGGTGTGGGACCTCGACCGCGAGATGCACGCCCGCGAGTGGGCCGGTCCCGCCGAGGAGCTGGGCAAGCGCTTGCTGGAGGCGCTGGCCTCCGACGAGCCGCTGACCGACGCCGAGCGCCGGGCCCGGGACGGCCTGCGCGGCCGGCAGATCACCCTGCGCTGA
- a CDS encoding IclR family transcriptional regulator, whose protein sequence is MVGATKESSLTLERGLALLQAVAEAESEAPSISELATAIGASRAAVYRLLVPLQARGLVRREGSKVRLGLGVLRLAANVLPQLRMAANPALRELAEKVGATAHLTVADGTEAQAVAVVEPSWTAFHVAYRVGSRHPVHRGAAGKAISQPGEPWAVSAGELQPNAYGVAAPVRGIPGLRASVGVVALEKLDADVVGPHVVRAAEEVAAALK, encoded by the coding sequence ATGGTCGGAGCGACGAAGGAGAGCTCGCTGACCCTGGAACGGGGTCTGGCGCTCCTCCAGGCTGTCGCGGAGGCGGAGTCGGAGGCTCCCTCGATCTCCGAGCTCGCCACGGCCATCGGCGCCTCCAGGGCCGCCGTCTACCGGCTCCTGGTGCCCCTGCAGGCGCGCGGGCTCGTGCGCCGCGAGGGTTCCAAGGTCCGGCTCGGTCTCGGCGTGCTGAGGCTAGCCGCGAACGTGCTGCCGCAGCTGCGGATGGCGGCGAACCCGGCTTTGCGCGAGCTCGCGGAGAAGGTCGGCGCCACCGCGCACCTGACCGTCGCCGACGGCACCGAGGCCCAGGCCGTCGCCGTCGTCGAACCGTCGTGGACCGCTTTCCACGTGGCGTACCGGGTGGGGTCCCGCCACCCGGTGCACCGCGGGGCGGCCGGCAAGGCGATCTCGCAGCCGGGTGAGCCGTGGGCGGTGTCGGCGGGTGAGCTGCAGCCGAACGCGTACGGCGTCGCGGCGCCCGTGCGTGGCATACCGGGGCTGCGGGCCTCCGTCGGTGTTGTGGCGCTGGAGAAGCTCGACGCGGACGTCGTGGGCCCTCACGTCGTGCGTGCGGCCGAAGAAGTGGCGGCCGCGCTCAAATGA
- a CDS encoding DUF2470 domain-containing protein: protein MTDTQTRRPPAPHAAERARTIAARGGSAALLPQAGTRTSPLFHHVHPCGTAIMLLADEHPLVGQLWQAPRAEVTAMLEIADQAPVALREPVRGLLWLTGWVTALDGQEARDEVLAVADVRPDHRLLDAGHGATVLRLTPASMVIADAEGTSSVRPEQFTSATPDPFCGNEDHWLRHLEAAHRDVVGQLARHLPEELQGGHVRPLGLDRFGLRLRVEAECDDHDVRIAFSKPVSTPTELAAELRRLMGCPFLSQR, encoded by the coding sequence GTGACCGACACCCAGACGAGGCGCCCGCCGGCCCCGCACGCCGCCGAACGCGCGCGCACGATCGCGGCTCGCGGCGGCAGTGCGGCACTGCTCCCTCAGGCAGGAACGCGCACGAGTCCGTTGTTCCACCACGTGCACCCGTGCGGCACCGCGATCATGCTGCTGGCCGACGAGCACCCGCTGGTCGGCCAGCTGTGGCAGGCCCCGCGCGCCGAGGTGACGGCGATGCTGGAGATCGCCGACCAGGCACCGGTGGCGTTGCGCGAGCCCGTCCGCGGCCTGCTGTGGCTCACCGGCTGGGTGACCGCGCTGGACGGCCAGGAGGCGCGCGACGAGGTGCTCGCGGTCGCCGACGTGCGGCCGGACCACCGGCTGCTGGACGCGGGCCACGGCGCCACGGTGCTGCGCCTCACGCCGGCGTCGATGGTGATCGCGGATGCCGAGGGCACGTCGTCGGTGCGGCCGGAGCAGTTCACGAGCGCGACGCCGGACCCGTTCTGCGGCAACGAGGACCACTGGCTGCGGCACCTGGAGGCCGCGCACCGCGACGTCGTCGGCCAGCTCGCCAGGCACCTGCCGGAGGAGCTGCAGGGCGGGCACGTGCGGCCGCTCGGGCTCGACCGGTTCGGGCTGCGGCTGCGGGTGGAGGCCGAGTGCGACGACCACGACGTGCGGATCGCGTTCTCCAAGCCGGTCAGCACGCCGACGGAGCTCGCCGCCGAGCTGCGCCGGTTGATGGGCTGCCCGTTCCTCTCCCAGCGCTGA
- a CDS encoding DUF952 domain-containing protein, with product MLLHIISTADWAAARSAGSIAPAAGEEFVHCSDRGVVHVTAGKFFPGRDGLLLLVVDPELLDVPVRWEAVPDSPLWFPHVYGPIPAAAVVQVHDFPCSPDGSFVLPEAVAVL from the coding sequence GTGCTGCTGCACATCATCTCAACCGCCGACTGGGCCGCTGCCCGGTCGGCGGGGTCGATCGCGCCCGCCGCGGGCGAGGAGTTCGTGCACTGCTCCGACCGGGGCGTCGTGCACGTGACGGCGGGCAAGTTCTTCCCCGGTCGCGACGGGCTGCTGCTGCTCGTCGTCGACCCGGAGCTGCTCGACGTGCCGGTGCGGTGGGAGGCCGTGCCGGACTCGCCGCTGTGGTTCCCGCACGTCTACGGCCCGATCCCGGCCGCCGCGGTGGTCCAGGTGCACGACTTCCCGTGCTCGCCGGACGGTTCGTTCGTTCTGCCAGAGGCCGTTGCGGTTCTGTGA
- a CDS encoding alpha/beta fold hydrolase yields MTAPAPAPEGFEHAYAEVNGVQMHYVTGGEGPLVVLVHGWPFSWIEFRELLPLMAARGFSVLAPDLRGSGDSEVPTGHWTKQDEADDLHELLHHLGHDHAFVLGTDVGTMTVHAWAQRHPRDVTRLVLSECFLPGFGLEEHLASLWHFGFHAQSEFAAQLVAGREEQYLTWFWRQMERGGITDADRADLLRTLTRPDGMRGGFEHYASVAQDAVNARAGRKVEVPVLVLHGEHGLPADVLLTGAREAATDVRAEIVPDAAHTFAADNPSATADVLTHFFRS; encoded by the coding sequence ATGACGGCTCCAGCACCTGCGCCGGAGGGGTTCGAACACGCGTACGCCGAGGTCAACGGCGTTCAGATGCACTACGTGACAGGCGGGGAAGGTCCACTCGTCGTGCTCGTGCACGGCTGGCCGTTCAGCTGGATCGAGTTCCGCGAGCTGCTGCCGCTGATGGCCGCTCGTGGTTTCTCGGTGCTCGCGCCGGACCTGCGCGGCTCCGGCGACTCGGAGGTGCCCACCGGCCACTGGACCAAGCAGGACGAGGCCGACGACCTGCACGAGCTGTTGCACCACCTCGGGCACGACCACGCGTTCGTGCTCGGCACCGACGTCGGCACGATGACCGTGCACGCCTGGGCGCAGCGCCATCCGCGGGACGTCACCCGGCTGGTGCTCAGCGAGTGCTTCCTGCCCGGTTTCGGCCTGGAGGAGCACCTGGCCTCGTTGTGGCACTTCGGGTTCCACGCGCAGAGCGAGTTCGCCGCACAGCTCGTCGCCGGCCGCGAGGAGCAGTACCTGACCTGGTTCTGGCGGCAGATGGAACGCGGTGGCATCACCGACGCCGACCGCGCCGACCTGCTGCGCACGCTGACCCGCCCGGACGGGATGCGCGGCGGGTTCGAGCACTACGCCTCGGTCGCGCAGGACGCCGTGAACGCGCGCGCCGGCCGCAAGGTCGAGGTGCCCGTGCTGGTCCTGCACGGCGAGCACGGTCTCCCGGCCGACGTGCTGCTCACCGGCGCCCGCGAGGCCGCCACCGACGTCCGCGCCGAGATCGTCCCCGACGCCGCTCACACGTTCGCCGCCGACAACCCGTCGGCGACGGCCGACGTGCTCACCCACTTCTTCAGGAGCTAG
- a CDS encoding ferritin, which translates to MASNVKKILSKKSKFHELLQAQVGNEFSASQQYIALAVWFDNEDLPRLASHFYKQALEERNHAMMIVQFLMDNDIPVVIPGTQTPINEFKAPRDLVDLALRQEQQVTEQIVALAKAAREEGDYIGEQFLQWFLKEQVEEVSSMKTLLTIMDRANGNMFYVETFLTRENVGDEGADPSAPSAAGGAL; encoded by the coding sequence ATGGCCTCGAACGTGAAGAAGATCCTGTCCAAGAAGTCGAAGTTCCACGAACTGCTGCAGGCCCAGGTCGGCAACGAGTTCTCCGCCTCTCAGCAGTACATCGCACTCGCCGTGTGGTTCGACAACGAGGACCTCCCGCGCCTCGCGTCGCACTTCTACAAGCAGGCCCTCGAAGAGCGCAACCACGCCATGATGATCGTGCAGTTCCTCATGGACAACGACATCCCGGTCGTCATTCCCGGCACCCAGACGCCGATCAACGAGTTCAAGGCCCCTCGCGACCTCGTCGACCTCGCGCTGCGCCAGGAGCAGCAGGTCACCGAGCAGATCGTGGCGCTGGCCAAGGCCGCCCGCGAGGAGGGCGACTACATCGGCGAGCAGTTCCTGCAGTGGTTCCTGAAGGAGCAGGTCGAGGAGGTCTCCTCGATGAAGACGCTGCTCACCATCATGGACCGCGCGAACGGCAACATGTTCTACGTGGAGACGTTCCTCACCCGCGAGAACGTCGGTGACGAAGGTGCCGACCCCAGCGCCCCTTCGGCCGCCGGTGGCGCGCTGTAA
- a CDS encoding CPBP family intramembrane glutamic endopeptidase — MTLGLSGLRSLVRLVDSLLQPVPLNQQSVAINVPQARADLLDLIAQLLSVLQLAAWGGIGLYLLWRTGIKLRVVGLDGTRKLADSLGALGLAAVIGIPGLAFYFAAWALGLNLAVQPSTLDNEWWMSVALVLAAAGNAWAEEVLVVGYLITRLEQLGWRKYTALFAAAVLRGSYHLYQGFGGFVGNLVMGLVFGFYWQRTRRLWPLVIAHTILDVVAFVGYTMLRGKVSWLP; from the coding sequence ATGACCCTCGGCCTGTCGGGGCTGCGCAGTCTCGTGCGGCTGGTCGACAGCCTGCTGCAGCCGGTTCCGCTGAACCAGCAGTCGGTCGCGATCAACGTCCCGCAGGCGCGCGCCGACCTGCTCGACCTCATCGCCCAGCTGCTCAGCGTGCTGCAGCTCGCCGCGTGGGGCGGGATCGGGCTGTACCTGTTGTGGCGCACCGGGATCAAGCTGCGGGTCGTCGGCCTGGACGGCACCCGCAAGCTCGCCGACTCGCTCGGCGCGCTCGGGCTGGCCGCGGTCATCGGCATCCCGGGGCTCGCGTTCTACTTCGCCGCCTGGGCGCTCGGGCTGAACCTCGCCGTGCAGCCGTCCACTCTGGACAACGAGTGGTGGATGAGCGTGGCGCTGGTCCTCGCCGCCGCCGGCAACGCGTGGGCGGAGGAGGTGCTCGTCGTCGGGTACCTGATCACCCGGCTCGAACAGCTCGGGTGGCGCAAGTACACGGCGCTGTTCGCCGCAGCCGTGCTGCGCGGTTCGTACCACCTGTACCAGGGCTTCGGCGGGTTCGTCGGCAACCTGGTGATGGGGCTGGTGTTCGGGTTCTACTGGCAGCGGACCAGGCGGTTGTGGCCGCTGGTGATCGCCCACACGATCCTCGACGTGGTCGCGTTCGTGGGCTACACAATGTTGCGCGGCAAAGTCAGCTGGTTGCCCTAA
- a CDS encoding MarR family winged helix-turn-helix transcriptional regulator, whose protein sequence is MTALAPLSSDELELWRSLGRLVHALPRALEDDMSRTGVTMTEFAVLLLLSEAPDRRLRMSALAAQAGLTASRITRVVDGLGKHGLVQKERHGEDARGNDAILTDEGLRVMKAAQPAHLASARNRVLDRIPSELLPELARTVTALADALNDR, encoded by the coding sequence GTGACCGCACTCGCCCCGTTGTCCTCGGACGAGCTCGAACTCTGGCGCAGCCTGGGCCGGTTGGTGCACGCCCTGCCCCGCGCGCTGGAAGACGACATGTCCCGCACCGGCGTGACCATGACCGAGTTCGCCGTCCTGCTGCTGCTCAGTGAGGCACCTGACCGCCGCCTGCGGATGTCCGCGCTCGCCGCCCAGGCCGGGCTCACCGCGTCGCGGATCACCAGGGTCGTCGACGGGCTGGGCAAGCACGGGCTGGTGCAGAAGGAACGCCACGGCGAGGACGCCCGCGGCAACGACGCGATCCTCACCGACGAGGGCCTGCGGGTGATGAAGGCCGCTCAGCCCGCGCACCTGGCCAGCGCGCGCAACCGCGTGCTCGACCGGATCCCGTCCGAGCTGCTGCCGGAGCTGGCCAGGACCGTCACGGCACTGGCCGACGCGCTCAACGACCGGTAG
- a CDS encoding VWA domain-containing protein, producing the protein MTPEVPAERLRRWRLLLGPSAEDVAQLDGDDERRDGALTGLYGGGGERGAGLGASSPQLHRWLGDVRKYFPTSVVQVMQRDAVEKLGLRQLLLEPELLESVEPDVHLVSTLLQLSRAIPARTRDTAKAVVRKVVEDIERRLTDRLVESVRGAVDRSKRTRRPQLADVDWATTIKANLKNYQPQHRTVIVEDLIGHRRRSRAASMRDVVLLVDQSGSMADSLVHAAVLGSALASIRSISTRLVVFDTEVADLTDQLHDPVDLLFSAQLGGGTDINRAVAYAQTQVRRPTDTVIVIISDLYEGGSEAELQRRVRELVASGVTVVNLLALSDSGTPAYDHDLAAKLSALGAPAFACTPDKFPELLAAALRKDDLTQWAESEGIATGR; encoded by the coding sequence ATGACCCCGGAAGTCCCCGCAGAGCGGCTGCGGCGGTGGCGGCTGTTGCTGGGGCCGAGCGCGGAGGACGTGGCCCAGCTCGACGGCGACGACGAACGCCGTGACGGCGCGCTGACCGGTCTCTACGGCGGTGGCGGTGAACGCGGCGCAGGCCTCGGCGCGAGCTCGCCACAGCTGCACCGGTGGCTCGGCGACGTCCGCAAGTACTTCCCCACCTCGGTCGTGCAGGTCATGCAACGCGACGCGGTCGAGAAGCTCGGGCTGCGGCAGCTGCTGCTCGAACCCGAACTGCTCGAGTCCGTCGAACCGGACGTGCACCTCGTCAGCACGTTGCTGCAGCTTTCCCGCGCCATCCCGGCCCGCACCCGCGACACCGCGAAGGCCGTGGTGCGCAAGGTGGTCGAGGACATCGAACGGCGGCTGACCGACCGGCTCGTCGAGTCGGTCAGGGGCGCGGTCGACCGGTCGAAGCGCACCCGCCGCCCGCAGCTCGCCGACGTCGACTGGGCGACCACGATCAAGGCGAACCTGAAGAACTACCAGCCGCAGCACCGGACCGTGATCGTCGAGGACCTGATCGGCCACCGCAGGCGCAGCCGGGCGGCGAGCATGCGGGACGTCGTCCTGCTGGTCGACCAGTCCGGGTCGATGGCCGACTCGCTGGTGCACGCCGCCGTGCTGGGCTCCGCGCTTGCCTCGATCCGGTCGATCTCCACCCGGCTGGTCGTGTTCGACACCGAGGTCGCCGACCTGACCGACCAGCTGCACGACCCGGTGGACCTGCTGTTCTCCGCCCAGCTCGGCGGCGGCACCGACATCAACCGCGCGGTCGCGTACGCGCAGACGCAGGTCCGCAGGCCGACGGACACGGTCATCGTGATCATCAGCGACCTGTACGAGGGCGGCTCGGAGGCCGAGCTGCAGCGCCGGGTGCGGGAGCTGGTCGCGAGCGGCGTCACGGTGGTGAACCTGCTGGCGTTGAGCGACAGCGGCACGCCGGCCTACGACCACGACCTGGCGGCGAAGCTGTCGGCACTGGGCGCGCCCGCGTTCGCCTGCACGCCGGACAAGTTCCCGGAGCTGCTGGCGGCGGCGCTGCGCAAGGACGACCTCACGCAGTGGGCGGAGTCCGAGGGCATCGCTACCGGTCGTTGA
- a CDS encoding NAD-dependent epimerase/dehydratase family protein, whose product MQILVTGANGYTGRRVSAALSRAGHTVLGLTRDPSTARDLVAEEVTPVRGDLAQPGTWRDHLDGTDAVVHLVMDRTDPAGTDRALFAEIAAAGERDGRQRHLVYTTGISAYGRTGVALMDENTPGNPESPIGFRFALEGELAASGLAHTVVRPGFIYGGAATTSMTAQWFAAAEAGTPVFYGDVTKRWSWVHVDDLADAYVRILARPSAVDGEVFVVADDQRLTALEVQRVAVRAAGFTGEIRLEPAEAGGIMQVAADQDELVSSAKAHRLLGWRPRHVSFTDAAERHFLAWRAAR is encoded by the coding sequence ATGCAGATCCTCGTCACCGGCGCCAACGGGTACACCGGTCGGCGCGTGTCCGCCGCACTCTCCCGCGCCGGGCACACGGTCCTCGGGCTCACCCGCGACCCGTCGACCGCCCGCGACCTCGTCGCCGAGGAGGTGACACCGGTGCGGGGCGACCTCGCGCAGCCCGGCACCTGGCGCGACCACCTCGACGGCACCGACGCCGTGGTGCACCTGGTGATGGACCGCACCGACCCCGCGGGCACCGACCGCGCGTTGTTCGCCGAGATCGCCGCGGCCGGGGAACGGGACGGCCGGCAGCGCCACCTCGTCTACACGACCGGCATCTCGGCGTACGGGCGCACCGGCGTGGCCCTAATGGACGAGAACACGCCCGGCAACCCCGAGAGCCCCATCGGCTTCCGCTTCGCGCTGGAGGGCGAGCTCGCGGCGAGCGGTCTCGCGCACACGGTCGTGCGGCCGGGGTTCATCTACGGCGGCGCGGCCACGACGTCCATGACCGCCCAGTGGTTCGCCGCGGCCGAGGCCGGCACCCCGGTGTTCTACGGCGATGTCACCAAGCGGTGGAGCTGGGTGCACGTGGACGACCTGGCCGACGCCTACGTCAGGATCCTCGCGCGTCCGTCCGCGGTGGACGGTGAGGTGTTCGTGGTCGCGGACGACCAGCGGCTCACGGCGCTGGAGGTGCAGCGGGTGGCCGTGCGGGCGGCGGGCTTCACCGGCGAGATCAGGCTGGAGCCGGCGGAGGCCGGCGGGATCATGCAGGTGGCCGCCGACCAGGACGAGCTGGTGTCGAGCGCGAAGGCCCACCGGCTGCTCGGCTGGCGGCCGCGGCACGTGTCGTTCACCGACGCGGCAGAGCGGCACTTCCTGGCCTGGCGGGCGGCTCGCTAG
- a CDS encoding SigE family RNA polymerase sigma factor yields MSMPGLLRYGHALTGNPHDAADLVQSVLEKVGSRWAAVLRKGDDPLAYVRRAMANTHISIWRRRRRENLVADFPDTPVLSDLSRLENEPLWQALRDLPPRQRAVIVLRYYENLSEAEIAHALGISCGTVKSQASKAMATLRTRLERD; encoded by the coding sequence ATGTCCATGCCGGGCCTGCTGCGGTACGGCCACGCCCTCACGGGCAACCCGCACGACGCGGCGGACCTGGTGCAGTCGGTGCTGGAGAAGGTCGGCTCGCGCTGGGCCGCCGTGCTCCGCAAGGGCGACGACCCGCTGGCGTACGTGCGGCGGGCGATGGCCAACACGCACATCAGCATCTGGCGCCGGCGTCGCCGCGAGAACCTCGTGGCCGACTTCCCGGACACGCCGGTGCTGTCGGACCTGAGCAGGCTCGAGAACGAGCCGCTCTGGCAGGCACTGCGCGACCTGCCGCCGAGGCAGCGCGCTGTGATCGTGCTGCGGTACTACGAGAACCTCAGCGAGGCCGAGATCGCGCACGCGCTGGGCATCTCCTGCGGCACCGTGAAGAGCCAGGCCAGCAAGGCGATGGCGACTCTGCGGACACGCTTGGAAAGGGACTGA
- a CDS encoding fumarylacetoacetate hydrolase family protein, with protein MSWISDPGFTEDQPFGPQTLPYGVVADGVAVRVGDQALLLKTLGLGKCTEFVQGDSLDDLLKAGRPVWSALRAKLREIVRGTSAPKGAELVPIDTAKLPFTVGDYVDFYSSRHHAENVGRMFRPDGDPLTPNWTHLPIGYHGRAGTVYVSGTEITRPNGQKRGSEGPKFGPSERLDIEAEVGFVCGGPRAANVSTSRAAEHVFGVALVNDWSARDIQAWEYQPLGPFLAKSFATSIGAWITPLEAFSVARVPTPPLPNKLHDYLTCDQPWGLDITITVELNDTIVARPPFREMSWSFVQQLAHMTVNGATVRPGDLFASGTVSGPEKDERGSFLELSWGGKEPFKLDDGSTRTFLEDGDTVRLTATAPGEGGSVVGLAEVVGTVRSA; from the coding sequence GTGAGCTGGATCAGCGACCCGGGCTTCACCGAGGACCAGCCGTTCGGACCGCAGACCCTGCCCTACGGAGTCGTCGCCGACGGTGTGGCGGTGCGCGTGGGCGACCAGGCGCTGCTGCTGAAGACCCTCGGGCTCGGCAAGTGCACCGAGTTCGTCCAGGGCGACTCGCTCGACGACCTGCTCAAGGCGGGCCGTCCGGTCTGGAGCGCGCTGCGGGCGAAGCTGCGCGAGATCGTCAGGGGCACGTCCGCGCCGAAGGGTGCGGAGCTCGTCCCGATCGACACCGCGAAGCTGCCGTTCACCGTCGGCGACTACGTGGACTTCTACTCCAGCAGGCACCACGCGGAGAACGTCGGCAGGATGTTCCGCCCCGACGGCGACCCGCTCACGCCGAACTGGACGCACCTCCCGATCGGCTACCACGGCCGCGCGGGCACGGTGTACGTCTCCGGCACCGAGATCACCCGCCCGAACGGCCAGAAGCGCGGCAGCGAGGGCCCGAAGTTCGGCCCGTCGGAGCGCCTCGACATCGAGGCCGAGGTCGGGTTCGTCTGCGGCGGCCCGCGGGCGGCGAACGTGAGCACCAGCCGCGCGGCCGAGCACGTCTTCGGCGTCGCGCTGGTCAACGACTGGTCGGCGCGCGACATCCAGGCCTGGGAGTACCAGCCGCTCGGCCCGTTCCTGGCCAAGTCGTTCGCGACGTCGATCGGCGCGTGGATCACGCCGCTGGAGGCGTTCTCGGTGGCACGGGTCCCGACCCCGCCGCTGCCGAACAAGCTGCACGACTACCTGACCTGCGACCAGCCGTGGGGTCTGGACATCACGATCACGGTCGAGCTGAACGACACGATCGTCGCGCGGCCCCCGTTCCGGGAGATGTCGTGGTCGTTTGTGCAACAACTCGCCCACATGACGGTGAACGGGGCTACCGTGCGCCCTGGTGATCTGTTCGCCTCGGGCACCGTCTCCGGTCCGGAGAAGGACGAGCGCGGCTCGTTCCTGGAGCTGAGCTGGGGCGGCAAGGAACCGTTCAAGCTCGACGACGGCTCCACGCGGACGTTCCTGGAGGACGGCGACACGGTCAGGCTGACCGCGACGGCTCCTGGCGAGGGCGGTTCGGTGGTCGGTCTCGCCGAGGTGGTGGGCACAGTTCGGAGCGCGTGA
- a CDS encoding arginine deiminase → MDSEVGPLRTVLLHRPGNELKRLTPRNNDQLLFDGVPWVGRAQEEHDAFAATLTSKGVEVLLLSDVLVQALEDNRARIAGVHSAVNERRLGIDLADALRSHLTSLPAPQLAQVLMTGMTFEELPAAEGASLVRKMHLPIDFAVDPLPNLLFTRDSSVWVGDRVAITSLALPARDRETTLTDLIYAYHPRFRRTGRAYGAHSAPLEGGDVLLLAPGVIAIGVGERTTPAGAESFARSALADGLAHTVLAVPIAQERATMHLDTVCTMVDRDAVVMYPAISDALTAYPLRSDGNGGVRVDGPVPFLEAAAEAMGIERLRVIDTGLDVVTAEREQWDDGNNTLAVAPGLVVAYERNVETNARLEDAGVEVLRIAGSELGSGRGGPRCMSCPIDRAPLV, encoded by the coding sequence GTGGACAGCGAGGTCGGCCCGTTGCGCACGGTGCTGCTGCACCGGCCGGGCAACGAGCTCAAGAGGCTCACCCCGCGCAACAACGACCAGCTGCTGTTCGACGGCGTGCCGTGGGTCGGCCGCGCCCAGGAGGAGCACGACGCGTTCGCCGCGACGCTGACCTCCAAGGGCGTTGAGGTCCTGCTGCTCTCGGACGTCCTGGTCCAGGCACTGGAGGACAACCGCGCGCGCATCGCGGGCGTCCACAGCGCCGTCAACGAACGCCGCCTCGGCATCGACCTGGCCGACGCGCTGCGCAGCCACCTCACCTCGCTGCCGGCCCCGCAGCTGGCGCAGGTGCTGATGACCGGCATGACGTTCGAGGAGCTGCCGGCCGCGGAGGGCGCGTCGCTGGTGCGCAAGATGCACCTGCCGATCGACTTCGCCGTCGACCCGCTGCCGAACCTGCTCTTCACCCGCGACTCGTCGGTGTGGGTCGGCGACCGCGTGGCGATCACGTCGCTCGCACTGCCCGCCCGCGACCGCGAGACCACCCTGACGGACCTGATCTACGCCTACCACCCGCGGTTCCGCCGCACGGGCCGCGCGTATGGCGCCCACTCGGCCCCGCTGGAGGGCGGTGACGTGCTGCTGCTCGCGCCCGGCGTGATCGCCATCGGCGTCGGTGAGCGCACGACCCCGGCGGGCGCGGAGTCGTTCGCGCGTTCTGCTCTCGCGGACGGTCTCGCGCACACGGTGCTGGCGGTGCCGATCGCACAGGAACGCGCCACCATGCACCTCGACACCGTCTGCACGATGGTCGACCGCGACGCCGTGGTGATGTACCCGGCGATCAGCGACGCGCTCACCGCGTACCCGCTGCGCTCCGACGGCAACGGCGGCGTGCGGGTGGACGGCCCGGTGCCGTTCCTGGAGGCGGCGGCCGAGGCGATGGGCATCGAACGGCTGCGGGTGATCGACACCGGCCTCGACGTGGTCACCGCCGAACGCGAGCAGTGGGACGACGGCAACAACACGCTCGCGGTCGCCCCCGGTCTGGTTGTGGCCTACGAGCGCAACGTGGAGACCAACGCCCGCCTGGAGGACGCCGGCGTCGAGGTGCTCCGCATCGCCGGTTCCGAGCTGGGCTCCGGCCGCGGTGGCCCGCGGTGCATGTCGTGCCCGATCGACCGCGCGCCGCTGGTGTGA